One window of Nocardioides dongkuii genomic DNA carries:
- a CDS encoding diacylglycerol/lipid kinase family protein codes for MDPLLVIRNSDAGPDDEETLDRALAVLRERTSVEVAATANPGELDGALTRAGSRRIVVAGGDGSLHAVIAALYRRHDLHGSVLGVLPLGTGNDFARGNGLPLDVEEAARVVLDGRVSPMDLIVDELGEVVVNSVHIGAGAQASRLGGRWKDRLHSVGVGSLNLGKLGYPIGALLAAFKPPFVRVRVEVDGQVVSDFDHPVLMVAVGNGSHVGGGTELVPHADARDGKIDVMVSMAIGPLARFGYVAGLLRGTHPERDDVAYLRGSTVSVSGEEFWCSADGEVFGPERTRTWHVEPAAYSMLLPAGPRDA; via the coding sequence GTGGACCCGCTCCTCGTGATCAGGAACAGCGACGCCGGCCCCGACGACGAGGAGACCCTCGACCGGGCGCTGGCGGTGCTGCGCGAGCGCACCTCCGTCGAGGTCGCGGCCACCGCCAACCCCGGTGAGCTCGACGGCGCCCTCACCCGGGCCGGGTCCCGCCGGATCGTGGTCGCCGGCGGCGACGGCAGCCTGCACGCGGTGATCGCGGCGCTCTACCGCCGCCACGACCTGCACGGCTCCGTGCTCGGGGTGCTGCCGCTCGGCACCGGCAACGACTTCGCCCGCGGCAACGGGCTCCCCCTCGACGTCGAGGAGGCCGCCCGCGTCGTGCTGGACGGCAGGGTCTCCCCGATGGACCTCATCGTCGACGAGCTCGGCGAGGTCGTCGTCAACAGCGTGCACATCGGCGCCGGCGCGCAGGCCAGCCGGCTCGGCGGCCGCTGGAAGGACCGCCTGCACTCGGTCGGCGTCGGCTCCCTCAACCTCGGCAAGCTCGGCTACCCCATCGGCGCCCTGCTGGCGGCGTTCAAGCCGCCGTTCGTGCGGGTCCGGGTCGAGGTCGACGGGCAGGTGGTCTCCGACTTCGACCACCCGGTGCTGATGGTCGCGGTCGGCAACGGGTCGCACGTCGGCGGCGGCACCGAGCTGGTCCCGCACGCCGACGCGCGCGACGGGAAGATCGACGTGATGGTCTCGATGGCCATCGGCCCGCTGGCGCGGTTCGGGTACGTCGCGGGGCTGCTCCGCGGCACGCACCCGGAGCGCGACGACGTCGCGTACCTGCGCGGGTCGACGGTGTCGGTCAGCGGCGAGGAGTTCTGGTGCAGCGCCGACGGCGAGGTCTTCGGACCCGAGCGCACCCGCACCTGGCACGTCGAGCCCGCGGCGTACTCGATGCTGCTGCCGGCCGGGCCGCGCGACGCCTGA
- a CDS encoding helix-turn-helix transcriptional regulator gives MARGAPSSLMTALGFPRSVQVLYDQVLTQSGRELVSVAQSLGVTPEELERRLRPLLEHRIASIDGTRLHLVGPVEAVGAMLSETAASAARAHSQLAAVATAIPFLTASRNPHADPGSEVVPLDGELSAGGDVGALVQALVPASRGDLLWLRPDQFRKQREEAMAAMVGAAVAEGRRSRAIYPVRAVTEVPEILAHRAAVGEEVRVLPELPTRMLVIGATHALLPEPLGYVETPRALIRQRGVVQALTLWFEALWERAAPVTGLDGGDARPDVRRFLLEQLASGAQDEQIARRLGVSLRTVRRRVADLLAELGAESRFQAGVEAARRGWI, from the coding sequence ATGGCCCGTGGTGCACCGTCCTCGCTGATGACCGCCCTGGGGTTCCCGCGATCGGTCCAGGTGCTGTACGACCAGGTGCTGACGCAGTCCGGGCGGGAGCTGGTGTCGGTCGCCCAGTCGCTCGGGGTCACGCCGGAGGAGCTGGAGCGGCGGCTCCGGCCGTTGCTCGAGCACCGCATCGCGAGCATCGACGGGACCCGGCTGCACCTGGTCGGCCCGGTCGAGGCGGTCGGCGCGATGCTGAGCGAGACGGCGGCGTCGGCGGCCCGGGCGCACAGCCAGCTCGCCGCGGTCGCCACCGCGATCCCGTTCCTCACCGCCTCGCGGAACCCGCACGCGGACCCGGGCTCCGAGGTCGTCCCGCTGGACGGCGAGCTGAGCGCGGGAGGCGACGTGGGCGCCCTGGTGCAGGCCCTCGTGCCGGCCAGCCGCGGGGACCTGCTCTGGCTGCGCCCCGACCAGTTCCGCAAGCAGCGCGAGGAGGCGATGGCCGCCATGGTCGGCGCCGCCGTCGCCGAGGGTCGCCGTTCCCGGGCCATCTACCCGGTGCGCGCGGTGACCGAGGTCCCCGAGATCCTGGCGCACCGGGCCGCGGTCGGGGAGGAGGTCCGGGTCCTGCCGGAGCTGCCCACCCGGATGCTGGTCATCGGCGCCACGCACGCCCTGCTCCCCGAGCCGCTGGGGTACGTCGAGACCCCCCGCGCGCTCATCCGGCAGCGCGGCGTGGTCCAGGCGCTGACGCTCTGGTTCGAGGCGCTCTGGGAGCGCGCGGCCCCGGTGACCGGGCTCGACGGCGGCGACGCGCGGCCCGACGTACGCCGGTTCCTGCTCGAGCAGCTCGCCTCCGGGGCGCAGGACGAGCAGATCGCCCGGCGGCTCGGCGTCAGCCTGCGGACGGTGCGCCGGCGGGTCGCCGACCTGCTCGCGGAGCTGGGCGCGGAGAGCCGGTTCCAGGCGGGCGTCGAGGCGGCCCGCCGCGGCTGGATCTGA
- the lysS gene encoding lysine--tRNA ligase, whose amino-acid sequence MARGSNQGEPTDWVTRAADDAIRHARQTGPEDRLITCASGASPSGPIHLGNLREFLTVHFVAEEIRRRGHAVRHLHSWDDFDRFRKVPAGVDPSWSEHIGRPLSAVPDPWDCHPSWAEHFKEPLQHALRELGVEMEEVSQTERYRAGAYTEQVLHAIRHRDDIERVLAQHRTKKVEPVAESEEEAAALADSVADAEDEVTAGGSGDLARFPYKPYCRQCGRDTVEVTAYDDDSTDLAYTCSSCGYAGSTNVATEHEGKLVWKVDWPMRWMVEGVDFEPAGLDHMTPGSSYTVGKDVVKRVFDFRAPSSATYAFVGVAGMQKMSSSRGGVPTAADALQVLEAPILRWLYVRRQPKQAFNVDFGAEVVRLYDEWDALARKAANPDKRDAQVLAFERASATAAAGRLPTPKVVVPFRQLSSVADVTAGSAELVSRIVGEVGYAHDSVDDLQPRLGRAMTWTADYVPESERTTVRATPDEDRLAALDEDEELWLAQLLDRLPDEPDADELTTLIYGVPKLGRGLGLDDPPTDEVKADQKRFFRLLYQLLVSAERGPRLPTLFLALGSEKVRSLLRPPAG is encoded by the coding sequence ATGGCACGAGGCAGCAACCAGGGCGAGCCCACCGACTGGGTGACCCGCGCGGCCGACGACGCCATCCGGCACGCGCGGCAGACCGGTCCCGAGGACCGGTTGATCACCTGCGCGTCCGGCGCCAGCCCGTCGGGCCCGATCCACCTGGGCAACCTGCGCGAGTTCCTCACCGTGCACTTCGTCGCCGAGGAGATCCGCCGCCGCGGCCACGCGGTCCGCCACCTGCACAGCTGGGACGACTTCGACCGGTTCCGCAAGGTGCCCGCGGGCGTCGACCCCTCCTGGTCCGAGCACATCGGCCGGCCGCTGTCCGCCGTCCCCGACCCCTGGGACTGCCACCCGTCCTGGGCCGAGCACTTCAAGGAGCCGCTGCAGCACGCGCTCCGCGAGCTCGGCGTCGAGATGGAGGAGGTCTCCCAGACCGAGCGCTACCGGGCGGGCGCCTACACCGAGCAGGTGCTGCACGCGATCCGGCACCGCGACGACATCGAGCGGGTGCTCGCCCAGCACCGCACCAAGAAGGTCGAGCCGGTCGCCGAGTCCGAGGAGGAGGCCGCGGCGCTCGCCGACTCGGTCGCCGACGCCGAGGACGAGGTGACGGCGGGCGGCTCCGGCGACCTCGCCCGGTTCCCGTACAAGCCCTACTGCCGCCAGTGCGGCCGCGACACCGTCGAGGTCACGGCGTACGACGACGACTCGACCGACCTCGCCTACACCTGCTCGTCCTGCGGGTACGCCGGCAGCACCAACGTCGCGACCGAGCACGAGGGCAAGCTGGTCTGGAAGGTCGACTGGCCGATGCGCTGGATGGTCGAGGGCGTCGACTTCGAGCCCGCCGGCCTGGACCACATGACCCCCGGGTCGTCGTACACGGTCGGCAAGGACGTCGTGAAGCGGGTCTTCGACTTCCGCGCGCCCTCGTCGGCGACGTACGCGTTCGTCGGCGTGGCCGGCATGCAGAAGATGTCCTCCTCCCGCGGCGGCGTCCCGACCGCGGCCGACGCGCTGCAGGTGCTCGAGGCGCCGATCCTGCGCTGGCTCTACGTGCGCCGCCAGCCCAAGCAGGCCTTCAACGTCGACTTCGGCGCCGAGGTCGTGCGCCTGTACGACGAGTGGGACGCGCTCGCCCGCAAGGCCGCGAACCCCGACAAGCGCGACGCGCAGGTGCTCGCCTTCGAGCGCGCGTCCGCGACCGCGGCCGCGGGCAGGCTGCCGACGCCGAAGGTCGTCGTCCCGTTCCGCCAGCTCTCGTCGGTCGCCGACGTGACCGCGGGGAGCGCCGAGCTGGTCAGCCGGATCGTCGGCGAGGTCGGGTACGCCCACGACTCGGTCGACGACCTCCAGCCGCGGCTGGGCCGGGCGATGACCTGGACCGCTGACTACGTGCCGGAGTCCGAGCGCACCACGGTGCGGGCGACGCCCGACGAGGACCGGCTCGCCGCCCTCGACGAGGACGAGGAGCTCTGGCTGGCCCAGCTCCTCGACCGGCTCCCCGACGAGCCGGACGCCGACGAGCTCACGACCCTGATCTACGGCGTCCCCAAGCTCGGCCGCGGGCTGGGCCTCGACGACCCGCCGACCGACGAGGTCAAGGCCGACCAGAAGCGCTTCTTCCGGCTGCTCTACCAGCTGCTCGTCTCCGCCGAGCGCGGCCCGCGCCTGCCCACGCTGTTCCTCGCGCTCGGCTCGGAGAAGGTCCGCTCGCTGCTCCGCCCGCCGGCGGGGTGA
- a CDS encoding YeiH family protein: protein MPSRVLPALPGLLLAAAGGAAAVLVHARVPLLGATLVAVVAGLAVGAAGLPGASLRPGLRVASRQVLRVGVALLGLQLALDDVTALGWPVLAVAAGVVGLGILGTLALARLLGVDREQALLVACGFSICGAAAVAAVDGVRRSRDEDVAAAVSLVVVFGSAAMLGLPAAALLLGLDPVGAGAWAGASVHEVGQVVVAGGLLGGAALQVAVVVKLARVLLLAPVLAVVSWRTRATGPGTRPPLVPAFVVAFAVLAAARSASVVPPVALEAASVVQSAALATAMFALGCSVDVRVLRRTARPLLGLAAGATALVTLVGLPAAYLV, encoded by the coding sequence GTGCCCTCCCGTGTCCTGCCCGCGCTGCCCGGGCTGCTGCTCGCCGCCGCCGGCGGGGCGGCGGCGGTGCTGGTGCACGCCCGGGTGCCGCTGCTCGGGGCGACGCTCGTCGCGGTCGTCGCCGGGCTGGCCGTCGGCGCCGCGGGGCTGCCGGGCGCGTCGCTGCGTCCCGGCCTGCGGGTCGCCTCGCGGCAGGTGCTGCGCGTCGGGGTCGCGCTGCTCGGGCTGCAGCTCGCGCTCGACGACGTGACCGCGCTCGGCTGGCCGGTGCTGGCGGTCGCGGCCGGGGTCGTCGGGCTCGGCATCCTCGGCACCCTCGCGCTGGCCCGCCTGCTCGGGGTGGACCGTGAGCAGGCGCTGCTGGTCGCGTGCGGGTTCTCGATCTGCGGCGCGGCCGCGGTCGCCGCGGTGGACGGCGTACGCCGCTCGCGGGACGAGGACGTCGCCGCCGCGGTCTCCCTGGTGGTGGTCTTCGGCAGCGCGGCGATGCTGGGGCTCCCGGCCGCGGCCCTGCTGCTCGGTCTCGACCCGGTCGGCGCCGGCGCCTGGGCCGGCGCGTCGGTCCACGAGGTCGGTCAGGTCGTGGTCGCCGGGGGGCTGCTCGGCGGCGCCGCGCTCCAGGTGGCGGTCGTGGTCAAGCTGGCGCGGGTGCTGCTGCTCGCGCCGGTGCTCGCCGTGGTGTCCTGGCGGACCCGCGCGACCGGCCCCGGGACGCGTCCGCCGCTCGTGCCGGCGTTCGTGGTCGCCTTCGCGGTGCTCGCCGCGGCCCGCAGCGCGTCCGTCGTACCGCCCGTGGCGCTGGAGGCCGCCTCGGTCGTGCAGTCCGCGGCGCTGGCCACGGCGATGTTCGCGCTCGGCTGCTCGGTCGACGTGCGGGTGCTGCGGCGCACCGCCCGGCCGCTGCTGGGGCTGGCCGCGGGCGCGACCGCGCTGGTGACGCTGGTCGGCCTGCCCGCGGCGTACCTGGTGTGA
- a CDS encoding LysR family transcriptional regulator: protein MTSRPDLTALDLLVRVAETGSLGAAARGVGMAQPNASRALARLERQLGLTLLVRTPSGSRLTTEGEVVVAWARDAVAAMDRVALGARSLAAARAAHLTVAASLTVAEHLAPRWLARFRRTHPDLHVSLDVGNSGEVLELVTSGTVPLGFVESPTVPRTVASTTVARDTLVVVVGPGHPWARRRTPVRAAELAGAALVLRETGSGTRETLERALTRAGVALDRSRLELASTAALKATAAEGEAAAVLSELAVAGEVATGQLVPVPVEGLDLTRALRAVWLPERRPDGPAAELVRIARD from the coding sequence ATGACCTCCCGACCCGATCTCACCGCGCTCGACCTGCTCGTCCGGGTCGCGGAGACCGGGTCGCTGGGCGCCGCCGCCCGAGGGGTCGGCATGGCCCAGCCCAACGCCAGCCGCGCCCTCGCCCGGCTCGAGCGCCAGCTCGGCCTCACGCTGCTGGTCCGCACGCCGAGCGGGTCGCGGCTGACCACCGAGGGCGAGGTGGTGGTCGCCTGGGCGCGCGACGCGGTCGCGGCGATGGACCGGGTCGCCCTCGGGGCCCGCTCGCTGGCCGCCGCGCGGGCCGCGCACCTGACCGTGGCCGCGAGCCTCACCGTCGCCGAGCACCTCGCGCCCCGGTGGCTGGCGCGGTTCCGGCGGACCCACCCCGACCTGCACGTCAGCCTGGACGTCGGCAACTCCGGCGAGGTGCTCGAGCTGGTGACGAGCGGGACGGTGCCGCTGGGGTTCGTGGAGTCGCCGACGGTGCCGCGCACGGTCGCGTCGACGACGGTCGCCCGCGACACCCTGGTCGTCGTCGTGGGGCCCGGCCACCCGTGGGCCCGCCGGCGTACGCCGGTGCGCGCCGCCGAGCTCGCCGGGGCCGCGCTGGTGCTGCGCGAGACCGGGTCGGGCACCCGGGAGACCCTGGAGCGGGCGCTGACCCGGGCCGGCGTGGCGCTGGACCGCTCCCGCCTCGAGCTGGCCAGCACCGCGGCGCTCAAGGCGACCGCCGCCGAGGGCGAGGCGGCCGCCGTGCTCAGCGAGCTGGCGGTGGCCGGCGAGGTGGCGACCGGTCAGCTGGTGCCGGTGCCGGTCGAGGGCCTGGACCTCACCCGCGCGCTGCGGGCGGTGTGGCTGCCCGAGCGCCGTCCGGACGGGCCCGCCGCCGAGCTCGTCCGGATCGCCAGGGACTAG
- a CDS encoding DUF3151 domain-containing protein yields the protein MSHVDLMAGPPPTHLPADPASAELTDGVDPVDVVRRHPDSPLAWATLAVAAVDDGLDPVTVYAYSRVGYHRSLDLLRRNGWKGHGPVPWEHEPNRGFLTCLALLAQAAKAIGETAEWERCSEFLRDSSPTAYDELLGSV from the coding sequence ATGAGTCACGTCGACCTGATGGCCGGTCCGCCCCCCACCCACCTCCCCGCCGACCCGGCGAGCGCCGAGCTGACCGACGGCGTCGACCCCGTCGACGTCGTACGCCGCCACCCCGACTCGCCGCTCGCCTGGGCGACGCTGGCCGTGGCGGCCGTCGACGACGGCCTGGACCCGGTGACCGTCTACGCCTACTCGCGCGTGGGCTACCACCGCAGCCTCGACCTGCTGCGCCGCAACGGGTGGAAGGGCCACGGCCCGGTGCCGTGGGAGCACGAGCCGAACCGCGGGTTCCTCACCTGCCTCGCGCTGCTCGCGCAGGCCGCGAAGGCGATCGGGGAGACCGCCGAGTGGGAGCGCTGCTCGGAGTTCCTGCGCGACTCCAGCCCGACGGCGTACGACGAGCTGCTCGGCTCGGTCTAG
- a CDS encoding alpha/beta hydrolase — MPIRSGLRALSSFAALAGVLLVLLPASGPVTASAPAAGRPVSDRPAAGAQVARAPLPALRWGRCRSDESGSASGRESGRAAGIRQRTTCADIWVPLDYDRPHGARTRLHLARVAAVRPGARIGTLFVNPGGPGGPSAEFAGYAAHLLGDRVQARFDVVGIDPRGTGGSGEVSCRGPRPRSLPAYPRTTEEIAAQLRSDARVRRACRRAATPLTDHASTADNARDMELVRRALRERRISYLGISYGTYLGATYAAMFPDRIRAMVVDGVLDPVAWSTGEPGSRDPFSTRVRSGAGSHEALMAALAECARVGEQRCPIAAAPQETWERVLARAAARPIRIEGERVSDRDLISLVTSLLYDASAVPLILEYVDELDRAASAPAGARRSTRLLDLHRRVATVHERRAAGGPWTAPAGRRVGVQSPAVMCSDSRNPDRPRAWVRAAARADREAPGFGPLWTWVSSLCAREGIGSGADSYRGPWRTRTAYPLLVVGNSHDPATPISGARRVHGLFAGSRLVTYDGWGHGALGTGRCARRTMAGYLVGRELPAAGKVCPAPPLFAKPPRG; from the coding sequence GTGCCGATCCGTTCCGGGCTCCGCGCCCTGTCGTCCTTCGCCGCGCTCGCCGGCGTCCTGCTGGTCCTGCTGCCCGCGTCGGGGCCGGTGACCGCCTCGGCCCCGGCCGCCGGCCGACCGGTCTCGGACCGGCCGGCCGCCGGGGCGCAGGTCGCCCGGGCGCCGCTGCCGGCGCTGCGGTGGGGCCGTTGCCGCTCCGATGAGAGCGGCAGCGCCAGTGGCCGGGAGAGCGGCCGGGCCGCCGGGATCCGGCAGCGGACCACCTGCGCCGACATCTGGGTGCCGCTGGACTACGACCGCCCGCACGGCGCCCGCACCCGGCTGCACCTCGCCCGGGTGGCGGCCGTGCGTCCGGGCGCCCGGATCGGCACCCTGTTCGTGAACCCGGGCGGGCCCGGCGGGCCCTCGGCGGAGTTCGCGGGGTACGCAGCCCACCTGCTCGGCGACCGCGTCCAGGCCCGCTTCGACGTCGTCGGCATCGACCCGCGCGGGACCGGCGGGAGCGGTGAGGTGAGCTGCCGCGGCCCGCGCCCGCGGTCCCTCCCGGCCTACCCGCGGACCACCGAGGAGATCGCCGCCCAGCTGCGCAGCGACGCCCGGGTGCGCCGGGCCTGCCGCCGCGCCGCCACCCCGTTGACCGACCACGCCAGCACCGCCGACAACGCCCGCGACATGGAGCTGGTCCGGCGGGCGCTGCGGGAGCGGCGGATCAGCTACCTCGGCATCTCCTACGGCACCTACCTCGGCGCGACGTACGCCGCGATGTTCCCCGACCGGATCCGCGCGATGGTCGTCGACGGCGTCCTCGACCCGGTGGCCTGGTCGACGGGCGAGCCGGGCTCCCGCGACCCGTTCTCGACCCGCGTCCGCAGCGGTGCCGGCTCCCACGAGGCGCTGATGGCGGCCCTCGCCGAGTGCGCGAGGGTCGGCGAGCAGCGGTGCCCGATCGCCGCCGCCCCGCAGGAGACCTGGGAGCGGGTGCTCGCCCGCGCGGCCGCGCGGCCGATCCGGATCGAGGGCGAGAGGGTCTCCGACCGGGACCTGATCTCCCTGGTCACCAGCCTGCTCTACGACGCCTCGGCCGTCCCGCTGATCCTCGAGTACGTCGACGAGCTCGACCGGGCCGCCTCGGCACCGGCGGGCGCCCGCCGCAGCACCCGGTTGCTCGACCTGCACCGCCGGGTCGCGACGGTGCACGAGCGGCGCGCGGCCGGTGGGCCCTGGACCGCCCCGGCCGGGCGCCGCGTCGGGGTGCAGTCGCCTGCCGTGATGTGCAGCGACAGCCGCAACCCCGATCGTCCCCGGGCCTGGGTGCGCGCGGCGGCCCGGGCGGACCGGGAGGCCCCCGGCTTCGGACCGCTGTGGACCTGGGTGTCCTCGCTGTGCGCCCGCGAGGGCATCGGCTCCGGTGCCGACTCCTACCGCGGGCCGTGGCGCACCCGCACGGCGTACCCCCTGCTCGTGGTGGGCAACAGCCACGACCCGGCGACGCCGATCAGCGGCGCCCGCCGGGTGCACGGGCTGTTCGCCGGCTCGCGGCTGGTGACCTACGACGGCTGGGGCCACGGCGCCCTCGGCACCGGACGCTGCGCGCGCCGGACGATGGCCGGCTACCTCGTCGGCCGAGAGCTGCCCGCGGCGGGCAAGGTCTGCCCCGCGCCGCCGTTGTTCGCGAAGCCGCCGCGGGGGTAG
- the fbaA gene encoding class II fructose-bisphosphate aldolase yields MPIATPEKYAEMLDAAKGAAYAFPAINVSSSQTLNAALKGFADAGSDGIIQVSTGGAEYLSGPSVKDMVTGSVAFAAYAAEVAKSYPVNIALHTDHCPKDKLDGFVRPLLAISAERVARGEAPLFQSHMWDGSAVPLEENLVIAEDLLERCIQAKIILEIEVGVVGGEEDGVAHEINDKLYSTPADAIATAKALGYGERGYYMTALTFGNVHGVYKPGNVKLRPSVLKDAQDAVVGEFGLEAGSKPFHLVFHGGSGSTAEEIAEAVGYGVVKMNVDTDTQYAFTRPVADHMLRNYDGVLKVDGEVGNKKQYDPRAWGKAAEAGMAARVVEACEHLSSAGKSIG; encoded by the coding sequence ATGCCCATCGCGACCCCTGAGAAGTACGCCGAGATGCTCGACGCCGCGAAGGGCGCGGCCTACGCGTTCCCCGCGATCAACGTCTCGTCCTCGCAGACCCTGAACGCCGCGCTCAAGGGCTTCGCCGACGCCGGCTCCGACGGCATCATCCAGGTCTCGACCGGCGGCGCGGAGTACCTCTCCGGCCCCTCGGTCAAGGACATGGTCACCGGCTCCGTCGCGTTCGCGGCGTACGCCGCCGAGGTCGCGAAGAGCTACCCCGTCAACATCGCGCTGCACACCGACCACTGCCCGAAGGACAAGCTCGACGGCTTCGTCCGGCCGCTGCTCGCGATCTCCGCCGAGCGGGTCGCCCGCGGCGAGGCGCCGCTGTTCCAGTCGCACATGTGGGACGGCTCCGCGGTGCCGCTGGAGGAGAACCTGGTGATCGCCGAGGACCTCCTCGAGCGCTGCATCCAGGCCAAGATCATCCTCGAGATCGAGGTCGGCGTCGTGGGCGGCGAGGAGGACGGCGTGGCCCACGAGATCAACGACAAGCTCTACTCCACCCCCGCCGACGCCATCGCGACCGCCAAGGCCCTGGGGTACGGCGAGCGCGGCTACTACATGACCGCGCTGACCTTCGGCAACGTGCACGGCGTCTACAAGCCCGGCAACGTCAAGCTCCGCCCGAGCGTGCTCAAGGACGCCCAGGACGCGGTCGTCGGCGAGTTCGGCCTCGAGGCCGGCAGCAAGCCCTTCCACCTGGTCTTCCACGGCGGCTCCGGCTCCACGGCCGAGGAGATCGCCGAGGCGGTCGGCTACGGCGTCGTGAAGATGAACGTCGACACCGACACCCAGTACGCCTTCACCCGCCCGGTCGCCGACCACATGCTGCGCAACTACGACGGCGTGCTCAAGGTCGACGGCGAGGTCGGCAACAAGAAGCAGTACGACCCCCGCGCCTGGGGCAAGGCCGCCGAGGCCGGCATGGCCGCGCGGGTCGTCGAGGCGTGCGAGCACCTGAGCTCCGCGGGCAAGTCCATCGGCTGA